The nucleotide window atatacccACACACTCGTAAACTCTATTAAGTAGATTAAGTTGCAAAAGGTTTTGGTTCCAGTACCTGGAGTGGTGGGAAGGTTTCAATATTAATTAATGAGTGAATTTGATTCAATAAAACCTAATTTCCTGACAACTTACTAACTAGCtgagtaattttatttcatttgtgatGAATTCAGCCAAGAGGACTGTAAATCTCTTGTTACTTTTTTTGCCAAGAGTAACCAGTAGCTAAGGAGCAAATAGCTGTCAGTTTACTAACAATTACAGAACTGAACCAAACCAAAAGCTTAGAGCTGTCCAGTTAGAAAAACATTgtctctgtattttctaattaGTAGAGATATGTCCTTAGATGTCTCATTTAGATTAATTCCATGAGTGGAGGCAAATCTCCCCTACAAGAAGCTCTGTGGCAGTTACAAGTAAGGAATTCAGAGGCCAGGTGAGCCTGAATCACACCTTGTTTACAGGGAAAAATTAATAGTAGTTTCCTCTGGTTAAATTGAATAAGTATGTTCTTTGTTTAGCATCAACAAAGTTGAAAAAGGTGTTACTCCTGTGCTTTCCAGGTGTCATCTAAATGACTCCACTCCCCTGCCTCCCCACTCTCCCAAGTCTCCATGATTGGTCAATCCCCACTCTCAAGGATCCAAGTAACATAAGTCAATCTTAAAATTCCATGGCCTGTAGTAGTAAATGCCTCCctagcttttttttaaattcttggtaGGAAGTGgtacatggtggcatgcacttatgGTTTtggctactcaggtggctgaggagggaagatctcttgaggccaggagtttaaggctacagCGTGCTATGACTGTGCTTACAaatagccactgaactccagcctgagcgacatcacaagaccttgcctctaataaataaataaaaattataaaaattcttagTCAGGTTTCTATTCCCATCACTTCCTCTGCTTCAGGCCTCCTAATGCTGTGTAAGTTGGTTCTGCATTTTTCTATTTGAAACCAAACACAAAATACACATGTTTTTGAATATCACCAATAAAATACACTCCAAGAATTTGTGATCTTAGCAAAGCTCTTAGGTGTGATCTTAGATGTGTGATTTTAGGTGTGATCTCAGGTGTAAATAAATGTCCAGCAATGTGTTTGGGTCGCGTAGATCCCTTGTGCGATTGCCAGCAACTGGACACATGTaaacaaaaatttgaatttattataAGGTTATAGGCTTGGCTCATTGACCAGCAGGTCCTGGCTACAGTAGGGCCTTGGGAAATAGAACTCCAGCTAGAATGCTGTAGAACTCCTGAAATTCCCTCCTTTCTAACTCTTgtctttgctcatttattttactCTTAGGTTTTGTTGCAGGTCAGTGCCCCTGGCCACATGGAATAGAAACCTTCCCTGTTTAGGTCTCCTttgtttgggagactgaggatgaAAACTGCTAATTCCAAAGgcaaaattttaaggaaaatgattCTTATTGTCCCAGCAGATGTAGGTGCCTAAAACAGCATTAATAAGCCTTGGTCAATGAATGCAGGGATGTGTTGTGGAAGAATAGATGCTCCCGCTGCAGACACGTGGATTGAAGAGGAAAAAACGAGGGGGGTGGCCAGGCAATAGAGTATGTGTTATACTaaagtattttgtatttcatcAGGTTATTGAAGGCAGCAATTGGGAAAGACTGTTGTCTCAATCTCAAATAATGGAATTCAGAAACTATGATTAAGtgtagagtttatttgagcacaAAGGTTGAGGGTAACCACTCAGGAAACACAGACACCTAATGACTGGAGTCAGCATTCCAAAGTGGGGAAGTTAAGGTTTCACTTACATAGGCAGTAAACAGGGTTGCAGCATTTTCCATATAAGGTCAGTACATACATTGTAGCAATTTGATCAGTTACTACTTGCTACATTCCAAGAAAGATTGCTTTACCATTCCATCAGGAGGGATGATACTTTCAGGGGGTCTTAGGTCTGGTGCCACAAGGCCTTTCCTGATCATTTACAGGaaaaagcagaagttgcagttgcATGCTACATAACTCAGGCCACACAGCCACATTCCTCTCAAGGCTCAAAATAAGGTAAAGTTTCGACAGCTTTAAGTTTGCATTATTTAATTTCATCGTTGTTCTATTTAGTTGTAAGACCATTAAATGGGTAATGGTGACCTCTATGTTAAAACATAGGGTTCAGGTCAGCAGCCAGCCTCAGAGCCCTCTCATAGCACAGCAAGGCGTCACTTACTTCTCCTTTCAATTTGTGGATGAGCCCAAGGAGGCTGACACTTTCCACAACCCGTACATTCTGGTGAACACATCTTTTAGCCATTTTCTCTAAAGCATTGAGAAGTTTTTCCCTGGAATGggacattttttctattttcaaaccTTTTAAATAATGGGTAATTGCTTTATCTTCAGATTTCCCATGATGCTCTTGGAAACAGCCGTAGCGGTAATGAATCTCTTGCTTTAGCTGATCTTCAAAGATCTTCATGCGTAATGCTTTCTGAAAATGTTCCTCAGCCTTTCTGTGATGGCCTATTTCTGCATACATTTCAGCCAGGTCAACGTAGGCCATCTCAAATGTTGGCCTTAACATTATAGTCTTTTCAAATTTGCATATAGCCAGTTGAACCAATCTGTCCACAGTTTCCCTATCTTGCCCTCTAGGCTGCCAGTTTGTAGCTTTCTTGATTTGGATCATTTGTGCCCTGTAGCAAAGCCCCATTTGGTAATGCAGGAAGGCAGAAGTGGGTGTTGTCTCCAAGGCCATTTTTAAGAGCTCAAGAGCTTTGTCCACAGACCCTTTTCTTCGATAAAACTTAGCTGCATATCGAAAGACATAGGTCTGTGAAGATATACTGGTCAGAGCTTCTTCAATATACTTTTCTCCTTCAGCTTCCTGTCCTTCATCCTGAAGCTTCAGGGCAAGGAGAACCCTAATATACACATCATCTGGATTTAGCCTGACAGCTCGTTTTAGGACGTGCAGAGAAAATGCCTCATTCCTCCCTGATGCTGTGTTAAAGTTATCCAGGCGATAGACAGTGATTGCGTACCCAGTATTGAATTCAGGGTTTTCAGGGTTCCCTTCCAGAGCCTTTTCAAAGCAGGTCTTGGCCCGTTCATAATTCTTTCCTCCACACTTCACCAAGGCCCATCCTTCCTCACAGTCCATCTCTGGACCCTCCATTCTATAGCGGGAAGGATTTGCAAACTTCTTGCAAGTATTCTCCACCTTGTCCAGGTAAGTCTGGGTTTCTGCCAATCTGCCCATGTGGTAATACACCCAGGCAAAGTTGCCCCAGGTCACCAGACTTCTCATATCTGCTTGATTGGCATGTTCTTTCTGGATTAAGTCTTCAGCCTTTTTCAAGCTCACCAGGGCTTCCTCATTCTGGCCCTTCAAGTGTTTCACATAGGCTAGTAGGTTGTGTATTCCCACATTGTATTTGGTATCCAGGAACTGAATCTCTTCCCAGATCCTGTTTTCTAAATCAGGAATTTCAGGGGCTTCAATTAGCAACTTCCATGTAAAGTGACATCTCAGCTGAATCAGGCTGTCTTCAATAAGCTTTCCATCAGATTCTTCACTGTAAAAATAGGCACCAATTAATTACATTTTGAGAAAGTATGCAGTCCACTGAAAATGAAGCCAGCACTTCAAATAGTCAAATATTCTCTATCCTAATATCCCTGCCTCCATTATCTGGTGCCTTTCTGGGTTCTACGGTCATGTCATTAGGAAAGAGAACAGGTTGACATAAAAACCATAGGGAAATGCTAATCATCTCGTAGTGCCAACAGATAGGTTACATGAAATCTAAAAGTCAACTCAAAAGAGGTTAATTCTGCTAACATCAAAATAATCTCAGCACCACCCTCAATACTGCAAAAGCTGTCTTCTTTCTGCTTCCTCCTGACTTTGCAGTGCATGACTAATGCTGTCAGAAGAAATGTGGAGAGAGGGTTCACAGAAAGGTGGGTTCCTTACTCATCTTTTTCATGTTCTCAACACGTAAATAcattttggttttttctcctcCCATGAAGGGTTCTGAGTAAAATATGAGAGCCAAATATGGTTTCAAATGCTGGACTTCATGAATGCTCAAGCCAGGTTGGAGAATGTGGTAGGGTTTCCTATCTCCTTTGCCTGTGTGAACTTACTTAACCAATCCTAAATAGACTGGTTCCAAATGGGTGGAACCACCTCACAATGGCAGCCTTACTGATGGGGACAGAAGGAGAGGCATGAATGAACATTACATAGGTAAGATGTGTCTCTTTGAAGAagtggcaagtcccacttttGTAAGTCAGTGTTCCTGACGTCAGGTAACCCTGGAGCCTAGTGGAGGACAGGCTATCAAAATCTCAACAATTATAGTAATCTCTGAGCCACCCATGAGGAGGAGAGAATAATATGAAATCAGTGGGACCAGAAGGGTTTTTTCTCCAATAGTTCACGCTCCTCTGAAGTGGAACTGAAGTCCTAGTCTCCCTATAAGAacatgaaggaagaaaaag belongs to Symphalangus syndactylus isolate Jambi chromosome 4, NHGRI_mSymSyn1-v2.1_pri, whole genome shotgun sequence and includes:
- the LOC129480466 gene encoding interferon-induced protein with tetratricopeptide repeats 1B, encoding MSEESDGKLIEDSLIQLRCHFTWKLLIEAPEIPDLENRIWEEIQFLDTKYNVGIHNLLAYVKHLKGQNEEALVSLKKAEDLIQKEHANQADMRSLVTWGNFAWVYYHMGRLAETQTYLDKVENTCKKFANPSRYRMEGPEMDCEEGWALVKCGGKNYERAKTCFEKALEGNPENPEFNTGYAITVYRLDNFNTASGRNEAFSLHVLKRAVRLNPDDVYIRVLLALKLQDEGQEAEGEKYIEEALTSISSQTYVFRYAAKFYRRKGSVDKALELLKMALETTPTSAFLHYQMGLCYRAQMIQIKKATNWQPRGQDRETVDRLVQLAICKFEKTIMLRPTFEMAYVDLAEMYAEIGHHRKAEEHFQKALRMKIFEDQLKQEIHYRYGCFQEHHGKSEDKAITHYLKGLKIEKMSHSREKLLNALEKMAKRCVHQNVRVVESVSLLGLIHKLKGEVSDALLCYERALRLAADLNPMF